One genomic window of Caenorhabditis elegans chromosome I includes the following:
- the K10C3.4 gene encoding Transmembrane protein 98 (Confirmed by transcript evidence) encodes MFFVIDIFSFLTFRSPNRPKSMTPKAVMFKSCSQLTASQFRDSQFLYVSMI; translated from the coding sequence ATGTTCTTCGTCATCGACATCTTCAGCTTCCTCACATTCCGCTCACCCAATCGACCCAAAAGCATGACGCCAAAAGCTGTGATGTTCAAATCATGTTCGCAACTCACAGCTTCTCAATTCCGCGATTCTCAGTTTCTGTATGTGTCGATGATCTAG